Part of the Acropora palmata chromosome 10, jaAcrPala1.3, whole genome shotgun sequence genome, TCGGTGATgatgggagaaaaaaatttaagtcctaacgaacaaagcaaacctTTTCCCTCCTTCAAAGGATGAACATTAAAAACAGCTGCGGTAATGTACCAACGATAGCCAATTTATTTTACGTTttctatttaaaacatttgttcGTTTCATTTCTCGTTTTTGTCTCAATTAGTCAGTTTTAAGTAATTTAGCTGGGCCATTACTGAAACAAATTGTTCCTCTGTCATAATGGTTTTGACAGCGAATCTTAGTGCCCAATGGCAAGAGGAAAGAGGTAACACGAGATAACTGAAAACGAGATGACTGAAAACAGCAGGAAAATAACTGAGCCTTCTATCGAAGTGGAGTTGTTGATGTTTGGCTGGTGaagaatatatatatttaagaaaatggtttgaacccaggagtagcataccttgattgaaaaagatcatctgggtgataggagtcctgagagggactgttgttagtgactgacgtttcgacaacctgtgcggaagccatcttcagagtcaagtggtagtgtcagttgaaaattctggtgagcgatttgattaccacttgactctgattaccacttgactctgaagatggcttccgcacaggttgtcgaaacgtcagtcactaacaacagtccttctcaggactcctatcacccagatgatctttttcaatcaaggtaatatatatatttgtacAGTTTATAACATTTCATTCAAGCAAAATAAACGGGACTGAACAAATTCTTTAAGAAGTTTATTTTAAGTTACCACTTTAattgaaaaatagaaaaatcaTATGTCTGCAAGTAGAATGTCACATTCATCATAAAGTTCTTGTGCGCAGAAGGCAAAGTACAAAGCAGAGGCACGGCTGATCTCTTGCAAGTTCTGTCTCAAACAGCGTTCactaaataaaattgtttgatCATAATCACATTTCCCGTAGGGGGTGTTTACTCCAGTGATAGTTTCGGCCCTGAGAAATTATCCCTTTACGCGGTATTGAAGGCGGAACTCTTTCGTCTATATAcgctaagaaaaaaaatagcctCTTGCTTAAATTACGATCTACGATGGCGTTCAGACTTTACGTAAAGGGGTTGCCTTCGATCGAGGGGCCTTCCTCCATGATGGACTGAAGTAACGCTGTGCCATTGATGATTTTCGTAGTTGCTATCAAATAATCCATTTGACCTAAAATAAAGGATTCGCAGAAGTAAAAACCATGAAGTCATCTCATTCAAAAAGTGAAATGATTGCTGTTGTGAGGCTTTTTCTCTGGATCCCGCAGTGCTACGCTAAGTAGCGTGAGTGGAGCGAGAGTGGGTGGAGCGAGGGTGCGTGGAGTAAGGGTGGCTTGAGCGTGGGTTTCGATGGTCGCGAGTTTAAGTGTGTGTGTAATCTCGAGCGTGAAGCTATTTCGTTAACAGTTGATTAAACTTACTGTTTTCCTGCCGACTGAGAAATCGAAGGGCAGATATTTCAGCATGAGTACAGCCACCAATAAAGTAGATAAGAGTGACTTTCGATGGACTGTCCATGGAATGCCCCGCTCCGGGAGACGCCCCTAGAAAGATAAGTTAAGGAACACATGTTTTCAATGAAAAGGTCAATACAGCCGGGAAACCACTAACGAGAAAATAAACACGTTTCGGCTCCTCTGTAAACAAAAAGTTCTGATAAAACACAACGAATTTTTGAGATTGGTTtcagagaaagaaaatgatctGACAATGATTAGATTACACACTTGTGCATAGAAAATGATCAGAAAATGGAGTCAGTGTCTAGGAATAGCAAGATGTCGAAGGTTTTCTGCGTCGCAAACTTACTTTTCTGAAGTCCAGGTGGAAGACGTTGGATTTCTTCAATTGCTGGTCCGGGGAGTAATCGAAGAACCTCCATAAAATTCCATCAAAACAACTTGATTATCAACCAGTCGAAACTatagcctgcgagcaggctcaCTTGTATAGCACTTTTAGGCACAGGAATACGCGAATGGGCGACGGAGAGAAGAATGGGGCGAGGAAAAGTCACTTTTCCTCGTCCCATTCTTCTCGCCGGCTCGCGTTTTCCGTGCCTTCAAGTGAGCCTGTTCGCAGGCTATCGAAACTAAGACTAAATTGAATTTCAATCCATCAATCCCCTAGTTAGTCACTCATCTGGTCAgtcaatcaaccaatcaatgaGAAAACCATTGATCAAATCAATCcatggagagaaaaatggtcaGGGTAATAGATGTCACCCTACTGGATTTTCAGGTATACTTGAAACCTCTAGTAAATTATTACCTCTTCGAGTCCCCGCCAGCCTTGAGGCCGCGCCAAGAACTGAGCAAGCCGTACAGTAAGTGGAGCATATCCAGAAAATACATACGCGATATCATTTGGATTCTATGgagcaaaaagaaacaagattAGGACAAAACAAGGGGAATGTGACTAATATAATAAGAAATGTTGCTCACCGGAAATACATTAAAAATagattgattatttttttaaatgtttacaCTTTTTAAAGTTGGATCGTGACATTTATATTATTAAACGCGAGGACTAAGCTAGTCGAAACGCGCGAGTACGCTCTCTTCCATCAACGGGTCGCGTTCGCTCGCCAAAGGCGATTATTGCGTGCGTAAGTGCGTGCGCAAATTTACTTACTCGCAACTGCTCGCGAAAGTCTCACACGAGAACGTGACACGCTCTCTCGTACCCGCGAACTGACTCCACGCACGAAGTTTGGTGCGCGTGTACTAAGCGCCTTTACATTTTCCAGGATAACAAATACATTGATCTCCAAAGAGGTGATTTGATAGCTGTTGTTTCGAGAAAACATTCGAGTGCTTCTAACTAGAGAGTGAAGATTTTTTACGCAGGAACCGATACAACGAGGAGTTATTTTAAAGTTGAGTACTATAATTCGGCCAACCTTCTCACATGTACAATGAAAACTTACATTGATTCTTTTCGTTTATATACCTGAAGAACGACGGATAGGTATTGGCGTAATAACGGAAAATGGTTTCAATATAAtagttttaaatttgaattgtAATGGAAAAAATTGAGAGAAAAGTTGCTCTAAATTCAACTTTAGAGAAACGTTTTTCtctataatatttttcccACATATTTTTTCCGTTatacttcaaattttgaaattattcttAACATAGCCCTTATCTTAACACTGTCATATTTTACACAGTTTTCCGGTATTACGCAAACGCCCATCCGTTGTTCTAGATatgtttacaaaaaataacaaagatagtacgcgcgctctgattggccgagaggcgtgctTGCATGAgatgtaaacatggttgtgtgacgtaaagatacacgagttgtaaacacgccacATCGCCGATCACCtgatctttttaatttttgattggtcagttgagaaatgccattgtcaaattaatgttgtggGAAGAcacgttttgatcagtaatTGAACTTTTTATCTTTCCCtacgttgtagtttttagaggaagttaacttataaaagcaacagaaaacttttttcccgTGTTTgccactcgaggggttgggagaattttcgacagttatgcaaaccatcgacttcgtctcgggtttgcataactgtctcgaattctcccaacctcTCTCCTGTTTACATCatgctatgcaaacacgggaAACGTTTTCTGTTGCTTAAATATAGACAGAAAAGAATCAAATTGAATGTTAATCCCATTGAACCTGGAGAAAGCTTGTTTAGCGAGCCGAAATCTAGtactcaaatttaaaataactccACCTTGCATCTGTTCCAGCTTAAAAAATCTTCTCTTCTTACAACAACAAACCAAACAGATCGTTTGTTTAATCCGACGAGCACCAGCAGGGCTAGTGCCAACGGTTTCCTTGCTGAATCTTCGAATTCTAACTAGGAATCGAGCCGATGATCTCCCAATTTCTAGTTGGGATCTTCTACCACTGCCCTATATGAAACGTTTTTTATGACACAACTCTTCCAAAAGACGTCAAATAGTGCATTAATCTCGGATTATCTTTAACCACATTTAAATCTTGCTtggcaaaaaaatttactcgaggatttctattttctttttttttgtattgaaGAAACCTCTTCTTTTAACACATGGTTTTCTTATTCCAGAAGTAAGtcagagaaaaagagaaaactgaacCTGTTCTTGGACGTCCTCCACCACAAGCTTAAGTGACTTGCGCAATACATTGTAAGATCGTGGGGATTGCTGTCTTATTAAGCCTACTGTCTGCAACGGGGAAAGCGTCTTATACACATGCTCAAACCCATATGTCTGAAAGAGAGCCATTAGGTTAATGTAGACCGACTCACTGGTCCAGCAAGTGTGAAATACGGCTTAACTTTtatcatgaaaatttggtttctcAACCGAGtggataaaggtcgaattatcACCGTGACAgatttgagcgttagcccctcgtcagagcgaatgaagAAGGTGGTggttcgacctttatcaacttgtttgataaaaccaaattttcatgtttcactctcccacggacgcaacaccacagtttctttagaaactagaccGCATCTTCCTTACTGtcgataaaaattttattgagtTTGCGCATAAAACTAGGCGCTTTATGACCAGAGGGAGGTTAAACAGCAAAGGTCTGGCTGACATTTTCAAGGCAATGCTAATCAGCACGAGAATTTTGTATCAAACTAGTTGCATAATAGAGGTAATAATATTACCACGCGTGATAATTTCGCCCTTGCCAGCATATGCATGTTTggtaattttattgtttccaGTCCCTCACTGATGCAGCAGCACCACGGTTTGTTTCGAAACGAAACCCTTCATTCCGGCATATTTAATACAGACCAGCAAACGTAAAGTATGCGTTCTGGCAAAGCAAGAAACATGCACAAATAACGTTGAGCTTTTGCGTGGAGATCCTTATCATACTATTCAATCTCGAACTATTAACTGCTGCTGCTAACTTCTCCTATGTCTCCTCCTCCTTATGAGTCAATAATACTATTAAAAAACCAGCGATGCTGTTTATACCATTGGTGCTTGTCCTTAATACACCTTCGAGCTGAAACAAACTGTACATCAAACAGTGCCAACCTGCAGTATTTCGCGCAAGTAGAACTCAAGTGTCTTGGGTTTAAAGCCATCATTCGTCAAGCACTGAGCACATAACAAGCGGAGAACCTGGAACAAAAAGTACATAATTACACAGATTTCACTGACAATGTTTGTTCCATTGAACGGTTTCCATAAAAAAGATAGCATCTCCTTTAAAACGTTTAAAGATACAATTCCCTTGGTTAAGGTCGGTCCTCTTTGCGATTGCCATTAAGATCACGCGGCacttttgttattgtaatcGCACAACGTTTCTTGTAAGCGTCGATTTTCCCGCTCTTCGCACTTTCAGTaactgttgtgattggtcagaattTTGATGAAAGCATCATCAACTCGATCATGATTTAAATTCGCGCACAAGAGTAGTCTCTGTATTTCGCCCATTTCTCTTCCATGTTGCTGGGCTTGAGTTCTAAGGACCCAAGTCGGAATTTCCCGTTACTATTTTTAATGTAAGTCAAACTATTCAACCACCGTGAATAAAGATTTCTTTACTCCAAAACATTTCTCAATGTAGGGGTTGATTTTGTCCGTGTCTAAGCCTTGAGCCAACTCTAAAAAGCAAGAAAGGAGAACTCACTATCAGTTTTTGCAGGCGTGCGCGAGTTTAATTTCCCTCAAGTAAGATTTCAAAAGTGCGATCACTTGCAATTCCCGAAATGGATATCTTCCCTATAATTTCGACTTGAGTACAGCTTGCTCAAATTTCAAAACGCTACTAAATGTGCACATATTTACCTTGTTCAACCTGAATTCGTTTCCTAAACTCTTCAGCGTCCGTCTCTTCTTTAATCATCTCGGCTATGGTTGTATCtgaattgagaaaataaaactcaCATGAAGGTACAGTCTTGTGGAACTTTGCGCACGTTCgcttaaaattaatgcaactTAACAAGTTACGATTCAAGACTCAACGTTTTGATTCTCTTGTCTTCTGTCTTCGTCAGAGGTGATCCAAAGTTGTAACACAACTCTTTATTAATGAGGTGTAAATGTGATGAAGACAATTACAGGATGAAGACGCTAGAGAGGAATATTGGGCATTGAATGgtaattttttcagttgcattcattttaagccggAGTAGCATCAAACTGTCTAATTCTCCACCTGGCTGCTGCATTACCTGTAATCTTTCcgcatgtttttctttaaattgatgatgtttttgcgtttttaaCAATACTTTCTTTGAAGATCATGCAAGAAACAAGTGAAAGCTGTCActtcaatagaccatttccaGGTTCCCCTCAGtatctctttcaaagcgagtctagaTGCGAAAGTTTTGTTGTGATAACGAGTTCTAATTTcgatatgaatgaaaactgatattcataacaaagacttcgcacgtagactcgccttgaaatagaggctgagGGAAACTCGGAAGTGGCCTATTTAATTtgcaactaaaaaaaaattagaaggAGACGGAAAAGAagtagaagaagaagaagaagaacccTAGTAACCTTActggaaaataattattcaactatttcaagagaaaaaaaataattgaagaCACTTTGCCGCCCAGACTGTTGCGTTGAAAGTTCTTTGTAACTCACGTGTTGCCAGAGATGCTTTGGCTCTTTGCATGTAAGGAATTTTCTGCACATATTGCTTTACCTCTCCAACTGTCTTTGCACTTTTGTGTTCctaaaaacagagaagacAACTTGAGTAAACCAGATAAAGgctttaaaagacaaaaacaacagaatgGCAGACACGTTGAACAAGTATTTGATACTAAGGAAAGGTTATgttgcattagcaacgcatggccgtgtagcacttatattaagaatgaatggtaatgatagaatgtgatgtaaagtgctgatgtttcaacccatataccatgtgagcgttagccctacagatggaaatgggcccacacaaggacagaggaaaactctgaccagggtgggatgacccaccctggtcagagttttcctctgtccttgtgtgggcccatttccatctgtagggctaacgctcacatggtatatgggttgaaacatcagcactttacatcacattctatcactaccattcaAGTATTTGATACTAAGTTTGTTTCATATCCAAATGGTTGAAAGGGGAAGATGTGGGCCTGAGGGAGGGGAAGGAATGGGGAGGGGGGTGGGGAAGGAGAAGAGTGGTGAGCTGAGGTAAGGAACAGGTAGACTGGGGACATAAAGAAGCAACTCTGTTTGACATATGCAAGAAAATCCTGTAAGAAAATAATCAACCTCATTCCCTAGGCTTTTCTCTGCCGAGATTGAGAAaatgatatgaaaaaaaataataacgaATTACTTCAAAAGCAGCACTGATCTGTTTGGCCTTCCTGCTCAAATGAATCCCCACGGCAGAGAAGTTCAGATCTCGTAAATCATCAAACAGCTCATCGCTGGAATTCAGAACAACTTTCTTTGGTCCTGGTGGTTGCTGAGGCTGTTGTAATCCTCCTGGACCCTTTTCGTCTGCTTGAGGAAATCGCTCTTGTGGGAACTTGGCTGTGGCTTTGAAACAATGAGATGGTTGAATTTTCCTTGAAACCTATATGGACCCTAACATTCACACTTTgtaaatagggagcttacgcaacaagACGGCTGGAAGagtcaggacggcagaatgacgaaaaatatggcgcgagactgtgcattcccaatTTTACacaacattttttcgtcactctgccgtcctgagtgttccagccgtcctgttgcgtaagctccctaatgattGGTCAAAGACAGTATTTTCTAcagggtgcagggatggcatagtggtgagagcactcgccccAGTCCCACCAATGTGGGCCATATTCAATAACCAGATTTGGTGTCATATGCGTGTTGAGTTTCTttgttctctctctctctactCTGTAccaagaggtttttctccaggcactgcggttttcccctctcctcaaaaaatgacatttgatttgaattgatttgcCTTAATTAGTCTTAATTTCAGTTGACGGTAAAAGTTAAGAATCCGATCCCACCGACGCGTCGGCCGACACATCACCGACACACTACCGACGCGTCGGCCAACACACTACCGACGCGTTGGTTGACACACTACCGACGACAGTGTCTCCAGTTAGTGCTCCAGTGCCAGAACGATTAGAGACTTCAAtaaatttcctttcctttcctttccttttctattttaattattttcaagaatCAGTTGACCTGGTGGTTCTGGTGACATGGTGATGCTCAATTTGAGCAGTTAGTAGAGGAAGACTATACTAACCTCTCACTTGAGAAAGTAGTCATCACTAATGCATGGCTGATGTATCACTATGTCAAGTCAAAGTTCTCAGgcacacacacaaaaacacacaaacaaaataagGATACTGCCCATTTACAATATTATGTGAAGCATTAACAATTCTTATTAAAGTGATATTACTCAGATATGAAATGAGGTAAAAGTCAATCCAGTTGACGAAGATTTGATATAATTTCAAGACTTACTGTGGTGTATTCCATATAATTCATCTATCAATCCTTCATATGTGAGCTGTGTGAACATTGGAGTCAAAAGATCCACGTTACGGTCAATCAAAAGAAGTGTGTCAATCTGGGGTGACACTTGATTTTCAGAATCTGCTGCTTCTCTCTTCTTTCGCATCATCATGTCAAGAACATGCTGAGTGAAGAAAACGTGAGTCTTATTTTAACTTATTGTACGttacaatgtaaaaaaaaaagacactgaGTGAATTTATGGGCTAATCAATTTTAGTTTGTGAGTGATTACTACAACCAACCGTTTTGATGGGGAATATTTTAGGGTATTTAAGAGATGCAGtttctaataattataataacttTATGTAACTTTATTTAGTTGAGTGCAAGCACTCAAGTGGTTGAGCAGACTacatgaaacaaataaaattaatttaagatCAAACCAACGTGAATAAGATGTTGGTTTTTGGAACAATTAAGGTCAAAACCAGAGTTTCCCCCAAAAAGTCTCTTGTAACAgagcaaagaacaaa contains:
- the LOC141894794 gene encoding vacuolar protein sorting-associated protein 33A-like isoform X1 is translated as MAAAGGAHLSRDRVNVGLLRECARRELLQCLNKQPGSKALVWDDKLTGPFGLIAEYKLLKEHEVEVMFPLGPGRLPPSQVHNVIFITRPKPSLMDIIADNVLSEEGRQSKKKEFTVLFVPRKTLLCERRLMERNVSFINVDEYPLELIPLDSDVLSLEMESSFKECYLEYDFTSLFYVANSLMTLQTLYGTIPKIYAKGTMSKHVLDMMMRKKREAADSENQVSPQIDTLLLIDRNVDLLTPMFTQLTYEGLIDELYGIHHTTAKFPQERFPQADEKGPGGLQQPQQPPGPKKVVLNSSDELFDDLRDLNFSAVGIHLSRKAKQISAAFEEHKSAKTVGEVKQYVQKIPYMQRAKASLATHTTIAEMIKEETDAEEFRKRIQVEQELAQGLDTDKINPYIEKCFGVKKSLFTVLRLLCAQCLTNDGFKPKTLEFYLREILQTYGFEHVYKTLSPLQTVGLIRQQSPRSYNVLRKSLKLVVEDVQEQNPNDIAYVFSGYAPLTVRLAQFLARPQGWRGLEEVLRLLPGPAIEEIQRLPPGLQKRASPGAGHSMDSPSKVTLIYFIGGCTHAEISALRFLSRQENSQMDYLIATTKIINGTALLQSIMEEGPSIEGNPFT
- the LOC141894794 gene encoding vacuolar protein sorting-associated protein 33A-like isoform X2, coding for MAAAGGAHLSRDRVNVGLLRECARRELLQCLNKQPGSKALVWDDKLTGPFGLIAEYKLLKEHEVEVMFPLGPGRLPPSQVHNVIFITRPKPSLMDIIADNVLSEEGRQSKKKEFTVLFVPRKTLLCERRLMERNVSFINVDEYPLELIPLDSDVLSLEMESSFKECYLEYDFTSLFYVANSLMTLQTLYGTIPKIYAKGTMSKHVLDMMMRKKREAADSENQVSPQIDTLLLIDRNVDLLTPMFTQLTYEGLIDELYGIHHTTAKFPQERFPQADEKGPGGLQQPQQPPGPKKVVLNSSDELFDDLRDLNFSAVGIHLSRKAKQISAAFEEHKSAKTVGEVKQYVQKIPYMQRAKASLATHTTIAEMIKEETDAEEFRKRIQVEQELAQGLDTDKINPYIEKCFGVLRLLCAQCLTNDGFKPKTLEFYLREILQTYGFEHVYKTLSPLQTVGLIRQQSPRSYNVLRKSLKLVVEDVQEQNPNDIAYVFSGYAPLTVRLAQFLARPQGWRGLEEVLRLLPGPAIEEIQRLPPGLQKRASPGAGHSMDSPSKVTLIYFIGGCTHAEISALRFLSRQENSQMDYLIATTKIINGTALLQSIMEEGPSIEGNPFT